A part of Aegilops tauschii subsp. strangulata cultivar AL8/78 chromosome 2, Aet v6.0, whole genome shotgun sequence genomic DNA contains:
- the LOC109740927 gene encoding uncharacterized protein: MERPAPVRKSHTNTADLLAWPEGAQPELADGATPPPNRRPHQPSEAIHKVVFGGQVTEEEAESLNKRKQCSAPKWKEMTGSGIFAAGGEAEEDESANASATPVRTASKNYQAISTISHISFAEDESVSPKKPTSIAEVAKQRELSGTLQSEDDSKLKKQVSNAKSKELSGHGIFSPPEDLRPRNSENGSTSQTPGKNAQVSSIKFGEADDADSVVKTAKKIPTKKFNDLTGNNIFKGDAAEAPGTAEKQLSDAKLKEMSGSNIFADGKAPARDFLGGIRKPPGGESSIALV; encoded by the exons atggagagGCCGGCGCCGGTGAGGAAGTCCCACACCAACACGGCGGACCTGCTGGCGTGGCCGGAGGGGGCGCAGCCGGAGCTCGCCGACGGGGCCACGCCGCCGCCCAACCGCCGCCCGCACCAG CCGTCGGAGGCGATCCACAAGGTGGTGTTCGGCGGGCAGgtcacggaggaggaggccgagagCCTCAACAAGAG GAAACAATGCTCGGCTCCCAAGTGGAAGGAGATGACAGGAAGCGGCATATTTGCAGCTGGAGGTGAGGCTGAGGAAGACGAATCCGCTAACGCTTCTGCAACACCCGTCCGAACGGCTTCAAAGAATTATCAG GCAATCAGTACCATAAGTCACATCTCCTTTGCTGAGGACGAAAGTGTTTCTCCCAAGAAGCCAACCTCCATAGCCGAGGTGGCAAAGCAGCGAGAGCTAAGTGGCACGCTCCAGAGCGAGGATGACAGCAAGCTGAAGAAGCAGGTATCCAATGCGAAATCGAAGGAGCTGAGCGGCCACGGCATCTTTTCTCCTCCAGAGGACCTCAGGCCACGCAACTCGGAGAACGGCTCGACCTCGCAGACGCCAGGGAAGAACGCACAG GTGAGCAGCATCAAATTCGGAGAGGCCGACGACGCCGACAGCGTTGTGAAGACCGCGAAGAAGATCCCGACGAAGAAGTTCAACGACCTGACGGGCAACAACATCTTCAAGGGCGACGCCGCGGAGGCCCCCGGCACGGCGGAGAAGCAGCTGAGCGACGCCAAGCTCAAGGAGATGAGCGGCAGCAACATCTTCGCCGACGGCAAGGCGCCGGCCCGGGACTTCCTCGGCGGCATCCGCAAGCCCCCCGGCGGCGAGAGCAGCATCGCGCTGGTCTAA